From Nocardia sp. XZ_19_385, the proteins below share one genomic window:
- the guaB gene encoding IMP dehydrogenase produces MSNPVPGERLAVRPPTGGDDPNKIAMLGLTFDDVLLLPAASDLIPSSVETSSQLTRDIRLRTPLVSSAMDTVTEARMAIAMARSGGMGVLHRNLAAADQAAQVETVKRSEAGMVTDPVTCRPNDTLAEVDAMCARFRISGLPVVDEVGALVGIITNRDMRFEVDQNRRVADVMTKAPLITAREGVTAEAALGLLRRHKIEKLPIVDGNGKLRGLITVKDFVKTDQYPNATKDRDGRLLVGAAIGVGEDSWSRAMTLADAGVDVLIVDTAHGHQAGVLKMVTKVKAEVGERIQIVGGNVATRAGALALVEAGADAVKVGVGPGSICTTRVVAGVGAPQITAILEAVAACKPHGVPVIADGGIQYSGDVAKAVAAGASTVMLGSLLAGTAESPGELILVGGKQFKSYRGMGSLGAMQGRGQAKSYSKDRYFQDDVLAEDKLVPEGIEGRVPFRGPVSQVIHQLVGGLRAAMGYTGSGSIEHLQEAQFVQITAAGLKESHPHDITMTVEAPNYTGRG; encoded by the coding sequence ATGAGTAATCCCGTACCGGGCGAACGGCTCGCAGTCCGCCCCCCTACGGGTGGCGACGACCCGAACAAGATCGCCATGCTCGGCCTCACGTTCGACGACGTGCTGCTGCTGCCCGCCGCCTCGGATCTCATCCCCAGCTCGGTGGAGACCTCCAGCCAGCTGACCCGCGACATCCGCCTGCGCACCCCGCTGGTGAGCTCGGCCATGGACACCGTCACCGAGGCCCGGATGGCCATCGCCATGGCGCGCTCCGGCGGCATGGGCGTGCTGCACCGCAACCTCGCCGCCGCCGATCAGGCCGCGCAGGTGGAGACGGTGAAGCGCTCCGAGGCCGGCATGGTGACCGACCCGGTCACCTGTCGCCCCAACGACACTCTCGCCGAGGTGGACGCCATGTGCGCCCGGTTCCGCATCTCCGGCCTGCCGGTCGTGGATGAGGTCGGCGCGCTTGTGGGCATCATCACCAACCGCGACATGCGCTTCGAGGTGGACCAGAACCGCCGGGTCGCCGACGTGATGACCAAGGCGCCGCTGATCACCGCGCGGGAAGGCGTCACCGCCGAGGCCGCGCTGGGTCTGCTGCGCCGCCACAAGATCGAGAAGCTGCCCATCGTGGACGGCAACGGCAAGCTCCGCGGGCTCATCACGGTCAAGGATTTCGTCAAGACCGACCAGTACCCGAACGCCACCAAGGACCGCGACGGCCGCCTGCTGGTCGGCGCCGCCATCGGCGTCGGCGAGGATTCCTGGTCGCGCGCAATGACATTGGCCGACGCCGGTGTGGACGTGCTGATCGTGGACACCGCGCACGGGCATCAGGCCGGCGTGCTGAAGATGGTCACCAAGGTCAAGGCCGAGGTCGGCGAGCGCATCCAAATCGTCGGCGGCAACGTGGCCACCCGGGCCGGCGCGCTCGCGCTGGTCGAGGCCGGCGCGGACGCCGTCAAGGTGGGTGTCGGCCCCGGCTCCATCTGCACCACCCGCGTGGTCGCCGGTGTCGGCGCGCCGCAGATCACCGCGATCCTCGAGGCCGTCGCCGCCTGCAAGCCGCACGGCGTGCCGGTGATCGCCGACGGCGGCATCCAATACTCCGGTGACGTCGCCAAGGCCGTCGCCGCGGGCGCCTCAACCGTGATGCTCGGCTCGCTGCTCGCGGGCACCGCCGAATCCCCGGGTGAGCTGATCCTGGTGGGCGGCAAGCAGTTCAAGAGCTACCGCGGCATGGGCTCGCTGGGGGCCATGCAGGGCCGCGGGCAGGCCAAGTCCTACTCCAAGGACCGCTACTTCCAGGACGACGTGCTCGCCGAGGACAAGCTGGTGCCCGAGGGCATCGAGGGGCGGGTGCCGTTCCGCGGCCCGGTCAGCCAGGTCATCCATCAGCTCGTCGGCGGCTTGCGCGCGGCCATGGGCTACACCGGCTCCGGGTCCATCGAGCATCTGCAGGAAGCGCAGTTCGTGCAGATCACCGCGGCGGGCCTGAAGGAAAGCCACCCGCACGACATCACCATGACCGTCGAGGCCCCGAACTACACTGGTCGCGGTTAG